The Chengkuizengella sediminis genome contains the following window.
AAAGAAATAATCGATGCAACAGGAATTTCTCAAGGATCTCTTTATCGTGCAATTAATGCAAGAAAATATAAAGCAGTAAAAAGAGCCTAAATCTTTTTCGGTTTAGATGTTTTTACTTTGAATTCGGAGTGTTTACCAAGCCACATTGTACAGCTGTATATAAATTTTGTCTAAGTCTAGTAGAGCTTCTTTCGTAAAACGGTAAATCTAGCTTTGAATTGGCCTAATTCATGGACACTAGAATCAATGCCAATAAAGACTATGAGTGTCTTTGGGTTATTAAAAATTGATCAATTTCACCGATCTCGGAGATGATTGTGGTTGCAATCTTACCTCCAATGCCTGGGATAGATCGAATAATATGACATGCTTCAAACTTTTGATTCAAGGCATCTATCTCCTCTTCAAATTTGGATAGGTGCTCTTAGTATTGTAGTAAAGCGTTTGTTTATATGAATTATTTCCTGCGGGAGATTTCAGTTCCTCCGCCTTTTTCATTGAGCATAACTTTGAACGACTCTTACATAAATGTGAATTTCATGATTAACTAAGCCTCAGTTCTTCAACCTCTTTAGGTGTTGGAAAACTTTTTTGGTCATTTCAAAGATGATGTCTATGTTAAACAGGTACCTGGAAATTAGGCGAAACCAAGATTCGTATTCGTGTAAATAAAGTGAATGGGTTCGGAATGGCCTCCCCATCGCTTTTTTATCTTTAAAAATTATGGGTAATTATTACCATTGTTATATTTTTAGATTATTGTACAATAAAAAGATAGATTCAACTATCTATTTTATATGTTGTTTTTCATTCATCAAATAAAAAAGGAGGAGTATTTTGGTCCAAAAAATTATCGATCACTAACTATATAGTTGGCAGTC
Protein-coding sequences here:
- a CDS encoding transposase, with protein sequence MNQKFEACHIIRSIPGIGGKIATTIISEIGEIDQFLITQRHS